The proteins below come from a single Mytilus edulis chromosome 5, xbMytEdul2.2, whole genome shotgun sequence genomic window:
- the LOC139523829 gene encoding AFG2-interacting ribosome maturation factor-like — MENIDPRLNPAYQQLQKSYKILQQCQTTWKETLKQCQEEIDSLQNLSEQYTCCNEAGIDVLLLQLPDVREKMLYKISLEIDKKLNKLQINMNTLKDCCDRISKQYDYSSNITKGLPLDLVTMTTETIPAFADMVERLNDIDILLHHQYWAKKHLLDTYTVQKFDSDNFMKMWNSGNNETTQKVNDALCYVKFLLDDT, encoded by the exons ATGGAAAATATTGATCCAAGATTGAATCCAGCATACCAACAACTACAAAAGTCATACAAAATACTTCAGCAGTGTCAAACAACCTGGaaagaaacattaaaacaatGTCAAGAAGAAATAGACTCTTTACAAAATTTATCCGAGCAATACACCTGCTGTAATGAAGCTGGTATAGATGTGCTTTTACTGCAGCTACCAGATGTACGAGAAAAAATGTTGTATAAGATATCTTTAGAGATTGACAAGAAGTTGAATAAATTGCAAATCAACAT gaaCACATTAAAAGACTGTTGTGATAGAATTTCCAAGCAGTATGACTATAGTTCTAATATAACAAAGGGTTTACCTCTGGATCTTGTTACCATGACAACAGAGACAATACCAGCATTTGCAGACATGGTTGAACGGTTAAATGATATTGATATTCTGTTACACCACCA ATATTGGGCTAAGAAGCATCTTTTAGATACATATACTGTCCAAAAGTTTGATAGtgataattttatgaaaatgtggAATAGTGGAAATAATGAAACAACACAGAAAGTGAATG ATGCTTTGTGTTATGTGAAGTTTTTGTTGGATGATACTTGA